The Cryptosporangium phraense genome includes a window with the following:
- a CDS encoding CheR family methyltransferase, which yields MTLSAHEFQFVSSLVRREASIVLEPGKEYLVEARLLPLARKAGLASVTEFLLRAQSPSGRSDRDMIVDALTTNETSWFRDREPFTALTDLVIPQIVKSRGAQRTMRVWSAASSSGQEPYTLAILLKENLPPGWNFEILGTDISTEMLARCERGRYSQLEVNRGLPAPLLVKHFTRVGPEWEVAAPIKKAVTFKRMNLAAPFPPMGQFDVVFCRNVLIYFDVETKRGVLKRIRNLLKPDGWLFLGAAETTMGIDDGFERVVTGRTSAYRPRTGTPAPVGAPGKG from the coding sequence ATGACCCTCTCGGCGCACGAGTTCCAGTTCGTCAGCAGTCTGGTCCGCCGGGAGGCGTCGATCGTGCTCGAACCGGGGAAGGAATACCTGGTCGAGGCCCGACTGCTGCCGCTGGCCCGCAAAGCGGGCCTGGCCTCGGTCACCGAGTTCCTCCTCCGTGCGCAGAGCCCGTCCGGTCGTTCCGACCGGGACATGATCGTCGACGCGCTGACGACGAACGAGACGTCGTGGTTCCGCGACCGAGAGCCGTTCACCGCGCTGACCGACCTGGTCATCCCGCAGATCGTGAAGTCGCGGGGAGCGCAGCGGACCATGCGGGTCTGGTCGGCGGCGTCCTCCAGTGGCCAGGAGCCCTACACGCTGGCGATCCTGCTCAAGGAGAACCTGCCACCGGGCTGGAATTTCGAGATTCTCGGCACCGACATCTCGACCGAGATGCTCGCCCGGTGCGAGCGTGGCCGCTACAGCCAACTCGAGGTCAACCGCGGCCTGCCGGCCCCGCTGCTGGTCAAGCACTTCACCCGGGTCGGTCCGGAGTGGGAGGTGGCGGCCCCGATCAAGAAGGCCGTCACCTTCAAGCGGATGAACCTGGCGGCTCCCTTCCCGCCGATGGGGCAGTTCGACGTCGTGTTCTGCCGGAACGTCCTCATCTATTTCGACGTGGAGACGAAGCGGGGAGTGCTCAAACGGATCCGCAATCTGCTGAAGCCTGACGGGTGGCTCTTCCTGGGCGCCGCCGAAACCACGATGGGAATCGACGACGGCTTCGAGCGCGTCGTCACCGGACGGACGTCGGCCTATCGGCCGCGGACCGGTACTCCGGCGCCGGTCGGCGCACCGGGGAAGGGGTGA
- the cheB gene encoding chemotaxis-specific protein-glutamate methyltransferase CheB, whose product MIRVLVVDDSVVVRRLIVDALTDDPGIEVVGTASNGRLALAKVDELKPDVMTLDIEMPVLDGLGTLRELRPKHKRLPVIMFSTLTANGATATLDALAAGASDYVCKPANVGSVRESIQSVREQLIPRIYALAPRQRPGAAPARPGMPPARPGAGAPPGRPGALAGRPPLGAPVRPGAAPSGPPGPAGRPPIRAAKGGTGNRIDCIAVGCSTGGPDALAKVVQGFPKDLPVPVVVVQHMPPVFTKMFADRLDRGSQVKVVEAVAGTPLAPGTVYIAPGDKHLEVMRQGTAVLTKLHEGPPENSCRPAVDPLFRSVASVYGAHALTVVLTGMGQDGKKGCEVLAKVGSEIVVQDEETSVVWGMPGAVATAGLADAVLPLGMISDTLLARVGHGRANKLAVVR is encoded by the coding sequence GTGATCAGAGTCCTGGTGGTCGACGACTCAGTCGTCGTCCGGCGGTTGATCGTGGACGCGCTCACCGACGACCCCGGTATCGAGGTCGTCGGAACGGCGTCGAACGGCCGGCTCGCGCTCGCGAAGGTCGACGAGCTCAAACCCGACGTGATGACGCTGGACATCGAGATGCCGGTGCTCGACGGGCTGGGCACGCTGCGCGAGCTGCGTCCCAAGCACAAGCGCCTGCCGGTGATCATGTTCAGCACGCTCACCGCCAACGGCGCGACCGCGACGCTCGATGCGCTCGCCGCCGGGGCCAGCGACTACGTCTGCAAGCCGGCCAACGTCGGCAGCGTCCGGGAGTCGATCCAGAGCGTCCGGGAGCAGCTGATCCCACGCATCTACGCGCTGGCGCCGCGTCAGCGGCCCGGGGCCGCGCCGGCTCGGCCGGGGATGCCTCCGGCGCGTCCGGGCGCGGGGGCCCCACCCGGACGGCCCGGCGCGCTCGCCGGACGTCCGCCGCTGGGTGCGCCGGTCCGGCCGGGAGCGGCGCCCAGCGGGCCGCCCGGCCCCGCGGGCCGGCCGCCGATCCGGGCCGCCAAGGGCGGGACCGGGAACCGGATCGACTGCATCGCGGTCGGCTGCTCGACCGGAGGGCCGGACGCGCTGGCCAAGGTCGTGCAGGGTTTCCCGAAGGACCTGCCGGTGCCCGTGGTCGTCGTCCAGCACATGCCGCCGGTCTTCACCAAGATGTTCGCCGACCGGCTCGACCGCGGTAGCCAGGTCAAGGTCGTCGAGGCCGTCGCCGGCACTCCACTCGCCCCCGGCACCGTCTACATCGCTCCCGGTGACAAGCACCTGGAGGTCATGCGCCAGGGGACCGCGGTGCTCACCAAGCTCCACGAGGGACCGCCGGAGAACTCCTGCCGGCCCGCGGTCGACCCGCTCTTCCGCTCGGTGGCGTCGGTGTACGGGGCGCACGCCCTCACCGTCGTGCTGACCGGCATGGGGCAGGACGGCAAGAAGGGCTGCGAGGTCCTCGCCAAGGTCGGTAGCGAAATAGTCGTCCAGGACGAGGAGACATCTGTGGTCTGGGGGATGCCCGGGGCTGTCGCCACGGCCGGGCTCGCCGATGCGGTGCTGCCGCTCGGCATGATTTCCGACACTCTGCTCGCTCGCGTCGGCCACGGCCGGGCCAACAAGTTGGCGGTGGTCCGATGA